The DNA region GGGATGATTGCTTTTCACGTCGATATCCAGCGTATACATGCCTTCTTTTGTCACATCTTTAAGATTCACCGTAGCGATAAGATCATTTTCCGTATACGTTCCTATCTCATAGTTCATGCCTTTTATTTCCACATCTACGGTAATATCCTTGTAATTCAGAGCCTCCAGACCTTTATCCTCAGCTATGGTGCCGTTCATATTGAAATCAACATGAACACCCGTTATAGTCTTGTTTATGGTCGGGAACTGGGTTATTGACATTATGAACCAGCTTATCACCGCGATAATGAAAGCCAGTATCCTCAGCGAAAAGTCTGTGCCCTTGTCTTTGATGTTCTTGATCTTCTTGGATATCGGAGTGTTCTTGGCGTTATCTTTTACTTCTTCCATCTTGAGAACACCCTTCCTGCTAAAGATTTTTCTTTGCCCGAGCTGCTTTCCTTATCGGTTATCAGCGAGGAAGTCAGCAGCTTTTTCAGGGATTCTTTGGTGTATCCCCTTGTAAGCTCGCCGTTCTCAGCCACCGATATAGCACCTGTCTCCTCGGATACAACTATTACCAGTGCGTCCGAATTCTCGCTCATGCCGATAGCAGCTCTGTGTCTTGAACCCAGCTGCTTGTTTATCAGCTCGTCTTTCTGCGGCCTTGGCAGAAAACAGCCTGCCGCAAGTATTATACCGTCCCTGACTATCACCGCGCCGTCATGCAGCGGAGTATTGGGGTAAAAGATATTTCCGAATACAGCAACAGACGGCGTACAGTTGAGTACTGTGCCCGTAGCTATCTGCTCACCCAGTTTTGTCTTGCGTTCACATATTATCAGCGCACCCGTCTTGCTCGATGACAGATTCTGTGCCGCGTCGCATATAGCTTCTATCGCACCGCTCCATTTCATCTCATCCGAGGTCGCGTCCTGCGGATTAAGGAAACTCAGCTCTGCTATCTTTGTACGTCCCACTTTTTCCAGCATACGCCGAAGCTCGGGCTGGAAAAGTATGATAAGTGCCAGAAAGCCCCACTGAAAACACAGTTTCAGCAGAAAGCGCATAGTGTTGAGATTGAACAGGTAAGCCACCGCATAGCTTCCAAGCAGCACCGCGATACCCTTTGTCAGCTGCTGTGCCCTTGTCTCACGGATAAGCTTGATGCCGTTGTATATAAGAAAATAAAGTATGATTATGTCAACAATATCGTTTATACGTATATTGAGAAACACGCCCCATATAGAATTCAAGGTCTCTTGTATTGACTGAAGCATATTCCACACCCTTTGCAAAAAAGTAAATGAACTCTACATTCTTTAATATTATAGCATAATCCATAAAAAAGTACAAGACTTCACACCTGAAATTTTTATACAAATTGTAACTTATCTCCCAATATTTTTTCATACTTGTTACAAAAGCGTATCAGCCCGATAATACGCACTATTCCCGCCCTTAATACCCTCTTCGAACCGTATTTGCAGCTCCAAATGGTTAAAATTTCGGTACAATTTTCCATATATCATTGACAAAAATAAAATATCAGCGTATAATAAATATGTATGTGCGATAAGCAGCATTACCCCTCCGAAATGGAAGGGGATACTATTATTAATGAAGGAGTGTGTACAAGTGGACGATGCCGATAATTGCCGAACGTGCTGTGCTGCCGTGATAAGGCGTTTTCCGCCTGTGCAGTTTATATGATCTGACTCATGGCAGCAGCATGATCGTGCATGGTAGCCCTTGACATTTTGGAGGGATAGATATGTATGAAAAAGTTTTGCAGCTGCTGACAGAACGTGATTTCAAGAGTATCCGCGGGATATTCATTGAGATGAACGAAGCCGATGTGGCTTCTCTGCTCCAGCGGTTCCATGATGACCATGAAGCCGATAAACGCGACCTTATCGTGCTTTTCAGGCTTTTAAACAAAGATATCGCCGCCGATGTTTTCGCCTATATGGACAGCGATATGCAGATGATGCTCATCAATGCTTTCTCCGATAAGGAGCTTCAGGAGGTCATCGACGACCTCTACGTAGATGATACCGTTGATATTATCGAAGAAATGCCCGCCAATGTGGTGGCGAGGATAATCAGGTCGGCTGATACCGAGACCCGTAAACAGATAAACCAGATACTTAAATACCCCAAGGACAGCGCAGGCTCGGTAATGACTACCGAGTATGTCTACCTGAAAAAGGAGTATACCGTTAA from Ruminococcus albus AD2013 includes:
- the cdaA gene encoding diadenylate cyclase CdaA, producing the protein MLQSIQETLNSIWGVFLNIRINDIVDIIILYFLIYNGIKLIRETRAQQLTKGIAVLLGSYAVAYLFNLNTMRFLLKLCFQWGFLALIILFQPELRRMLEKVGRTKIAELSFLNPQDATSDEMKWSGAIEAICDAAQNLSSSKTGALIICERKTKLGEQIATGTVLNCTPSVAVFGNIFYPNTPLHDGAVIVRDGIILAAGCFLPRPQKDELINKQLGSRHRAAIGMSENSDALVIVVSEETGAISVAENGELTRGYTKESLKKLLTSSLITDKESSSGKEKSLAGRVFSRWKK